The following are encoded in a window of Ruminiclostridium herbifermentans genomic DNA:
- a CDS encoding phosphatase PAP2 family protein: MKIIEKTRSLIPKYAIVPLIICVVFNFSVYNGVRLFYEDRYFYNLTSKIDDVLPVIPITILIYFGSYIFWIINYILICRIDKEHCYRFICADLLGKLVCFITYISLPTTNIRPEITQSGVFWDMLQLLYNIDPANNLFPSIHCLVSWYCFAGLRKCKTIPLWYRYVTLLVALMICISTLTTKQHVIVDVLGGVLLAELTWQFTSRVQFSKTIKINNQEILK, encoded by the coding sequence ATGAAAATAATAGAAAAAACTCGTTCTCTTATACCTAAATATGCTATTGTACCCTTAATTATATGCGTAGTTTTTAATTTTTCAGTATATAATGGAGTACGACTGTTTTATGAAGACAGGTATTTTTATAATTTAACTTCAAAAATAGATGATGTTTTACCAGTAATACCAATAACTATACTTATTTATTTTGGAAGTTATATTTTTTGGATTATAAATTACATTTTAATATGCAGAATAGATAAAGAGCATTGTTATCGATTTATATGTGCAGATTTATTAGGAAAATTAGTATGCTTTATAACGTATATATCTTTACCTACAACGAATATTAGACCTGAAATAACGCAATCGGGTGTTTTTTGGGATATGTTGCAGCTTTTATATAATATAGACCCTGCAAATAATCTCTTTCCGTCAATTCATTGTTTAGTTAGCTGGTATTGCTTTGCTGGTTTGAGAAAATGTAAAACCATACCTTTATGGTATCGATACGTAACATTATTAGTAGCACTAATGATATGTATTTCAACATTGACTACAAAACAGCATGTAATTGTTGATGTTTTAGGTGGAGTTTTATTAGCTGAATTAACGTGGCAATTTACATCACGTGTACAGTTTAGTAAAACAATTAAAATTAATAACCAGGAGATATTGAAATGA
- a CDS encoding glycosyltransferase family 2 protein — MKILTIVIPCYNSAAYMDRAVESLLIGSDEIEILIIDDGSSDNTSVIADEYEKNYPNIVRAIHKENGGHGDVINTGLKHANGIYFKVLDSDDWFNKESLQKVLDTLKAMINNSTSLDMLITNYVYENVSIGKSKSINYKGAMPENKIFTWNDLGFLRYSQNILMHSVIYRTEVLKECNLVLPKHTFYVDNIFVYMPLPYVKTMYYMNLDLYRYFIGRSDQSVNEKIMIQRIDQQIKVTKLMIDCYNPIHIECKKLRKYMIKYLVMMMTVSTVLLLKDNTEQSMSKKKELWQYLSSKDQQLFDEVDKSLLGSLVQFKGYLGRKLILFCYSLSRKIFGFN, encoded by the coding sequence ATGAAAATTCTAACTATAGTGATACCTTGTTATAATTCAGCTGCTTATATGGATAGGGCAGTAGAATCATTACTTATAGGAAGTGACGAAATAGAAATTTTAATTATTGATGATGGTTCTAGTGATAATACTTCAGTAATTGCTGATGAATATGAGAAGAACTATCCAAATATAGTACGTGCCATCCATAAAGAAAACGGCGGTCACGGCGATGTAATAAACACTGGACTTAAACATGCAAATGGCATATATTTTAAGGTTTTAGATAGTGATGATTGGTTTAATAAAGAAAGTTTACAAAAAGTATTAGATACTTTAAAGGCCATGATTAATAACTCTACTTCCTTAGACATGCTTATAACAAATTATGTTTATGAAAATGTAAGTATCGGCAAATCCAAAAGTATTAACTATAAAGGTGCAATGCCTGAAAACAAAATATTTACTTGGAATGATTTAGGTTTTCTTAGATACAGTCAAAATATTCTGATGCATTCTGTTATTTATAGAACAGAAGTTCTGAAGGAATGTAACCTAGTACTTCCTAAGCATACATTCTATGTAGATAATATTTTCGTTTATATGCCATTGCCCTATGTAAAGACAATGTACTATATGAATTTAGACCTATATAGGTATTTTATTGGAAGATCAGATCAATCAGTTAATGAGAAAATAATGATACAGCGCATTGATCAGCAAATCAAGGTTACAAAACTAATGATAGACTGCTATAATCCTATACACATCGAATGTAAAAAACTACGTAAGTATATGATAAAATACTTAGTTATGATGATGACAGTTAGTACCGTACTATTACTCAAAGACAATACAGAGCAAAGTATGAGTAAAAAGAAAGAACTCTGGCAGTATTTAAGTTCAAAAGACCAACAATTGTTCGATGAAGTGGACAAGTCCCTTTTAGGTTCTTTGGTACAATTTAAAGGGTATTTAGGAAGAAAACTCATACTTTTTTGCTATTCACTATCAAGGAAAATATTTGGCTTTAATTAG
- a CDS encoding tRNA dihydrouridine synthase gives MNLFLAPIQGMTIACYRNLFSELFGGIDAYYAPFIATADMDKVNPVLLKDIMVENNNKDIKIIPQILSNNGTEFKLFSDVIADMGYNEINWNIGCPFPMVTRKKRGSGILPYPDMIKKLLDIACAGKYTITVKMRLGLENSEEGMRVVEVLNEYPLGGVIIHARTGKQMYTGSVDLDSFEAIASACKHEITYNGDIFTYDDYLRISTRFPYIKNFMLGRGALSNPFLPSAIKGKTIPHEDKMSLLKEFHDGIFSYYKNTLSGDKHLCDKMKEFWRQLSAHTDKDGKLLKRIKKCHNSNDYLEAANQILSSSSMWSDSPIR, from the coding sequence ATGAATCTTTTTTTAGCACCAATTCAAGGAATGACTATTGCATGCTACAGAAATTTATTTTCAGAGCTTTTTGGAGGTATTGATGCCTATTATGCCCCATTTATTGCCACTGCTGATATGGATAAAGTAAATCCTGTACTATTGAAAGACATCATGGTTGAGAATAATAATAAAGATATCAAAATTATCCCTCAAATTCTCAGTAATAACGGAACTGAATTCAAACTTTTTTCTGATGTAATTGCCGATATGGGATATAACGAAATCAACTGGAATATAGGCTGCCCATTTCCTATGGTAACAAGAAAGAAAAGAGGGTCAGGAATACTTCCCTATCCTGATATGATAAAAAAGCTTTTGGATATAGCTTGCGCTGGAAAATATACAATTACTGTAAAAATGAGACTTGGTCTAGAGAATTCTGAAGAGGGTATGCGCGTAGTTGAAGTACTAAACGAATATCCCTTAGGTGGTGTAATAATACATGCTCGTACAGGTAAACAGATGTACACTGGCAGTGTTGATCTGGATTCCTTCGAGGCAATTGCCTCTGCTTGTAAGCATGAAATAACCTATAACGGAGATATTTTCACATATGATGATTACTTGCGCATCAGCACACGGTTTCCATACATAAAAAACTTTATGTTAGGAAGAGGTGCTTTAAGCAATCCATTTCTGCCTTCTGCTATAAAGGGAAAAACTATTCCACATGAAGATAAAATGTCTCTGCTGAAAGAATTCCATGATGGGATTTTTAGCTACTATAAGAATACTCTATCGGGTGATAAGCATTTATGTGATAAGATGAAGGAATTCTGGAGGCAACTGTCAGCCCATACTGATAAGGACGGAAAACTACTGAAGAGAATAAAAAAATGCCATAACTCTAATGATTATCTTGAAGCAGCAAACCAAATTCTCAGTTCTTCTTCTATGTGGAGTGATTCTCCTATAAGATAG